The genomic window ATGATTCGACGAGCTGTTGTAAAAGATTTAGGAGATGATGCTTTCTGGAGGAAGAGAGATCATCTACTTGATGAATTTGGCGTTCTATCTTTTGTGGCATTAATTCTATTTTTTCTGTCTTTTTTAGTGGGATTCTATGTAGGTGATGTTGTTGCTTAACTGCGGTTAACATACATTGATCCAATGTGTCTAGAGCTTTCCAGCAATCTGTACCCAATGGTTCTCCATCCACATAGTCAAGAATTAAAGCGTGTTGTAGTTGATACGAGGTAATGCGGTGAACACCAGGAACAAAGAGATTAAGTTGATGTGCAAAATGATGATTTCGATATTCTTTTTCAACTTCTTCAGCGGGTAAATGAGGATGGTATAATTTGATAGCGAAATTTCCTTGGCGGTAGAGAGTAGCTGTATTCCCAAACGCAAACGGCTTCCCTAACGTTGGGTGTGTAAAATCAGTCTCAGCATTTGGTTTCTTTTTTTCATTAAAAAGCAAAAGATCTTCTCTGGCTTGTGTTAATAAAGCAGCATAGGTATTGTCCATAATGTTGCACTCCTTTCGACTTATCTTCAGTTAATCACATAGCAGGTTATTTGGACATGGTTGTCGACTACTGTTTCTACGTATAAAGCAGACCATGTATCTTCTGAAATAATTGTAAAAAGAAACAGCCAAGCTAGCTACCTCGGCTGTTTGTATTATTGAGCATAGGATCAATTTTTTTAGTAAGTTGAACGCGATCTACTTTTTTGTCGTCCATATCCAAGATCTCGAAGCGTAGTTCCTTATAATCAAGTTGTTCTCCAGCTGTAGGCAAATAGCCGAATTGCTGAATCAGGAAACTGGCTAGATTATCTTCTTCTTCTGGGATGTTGACATGAAAGACGTTATTTAATCGACGAAGGGAGATTTTGCCGTCGCAGACAAGACGTGAGTCTGACTGTTCTTCAATTAAGACATCGTCAACATCTGTTTCATCTTCAATATCTTGGCCAATCATCGCTTCAATTAAATCTTCATGTGTAATGATCCCTTCTGTCCCACCGTATTCGTCTAATACAATGGCAAAATGCTTCTTTTCTTGTAACATTTTTTGGAAGACACGGTTGACTGGATGAAATTCATAGACATAGAGTGGCTGTAAATCTGCCATTTCTTTAAGGGGTTTTGTGGGTTCTTGGCTCCATTTCAATACAAACTTTGAATGGAAGACACCGATTATATGGTCAATATCCTCTTCGTAAACAGGGTATCGTGTATATTGGTTGTTCAATATGATTTCTTTTGCTTCTTCAAATGTACTGTCGGCTGGTAATCCTTGTACGTCGATTCGTGGTGTTTGTAGAACATCTGCCACATTTAGCTGTTCAAAGTCGAGCATCCCTTTTAAACGATACACTTCATCATTTTTGAACGTACCTTCTATATGACCAATATCCACCATTGCACGCATTTCCTCTTTCGAAAAAGTCGCTTCTGTCCCGGCATTTTTGCCAAGCAATCGAATGACAAGACGTGTGAATGCATTAAGAAGAAAGGTAAAAGGCTTTAAAATTTTCAGTAATAAATTGGTAAGCGGGTATACAGCATAGGAAATTTTCTGTGGGTAAGCCGCAGCCACAGATTTAGGGAGTACTTCTGCGAAAATGATAATTAAGACTGTTAATACACCAGTCGCAATACCGACATTTAACCCATAATCAATGGCAACAATGGTTACAAGTGATGGAAGAATAATATTTGGGACGTTATTTGCAATAAGGATGCCTGGAATGAATTCTTCCGCGTTATTTACTAGCTTTAATAAACGCTCGGATTTTTTATCTCCTTGAGCCGCTTTCGTTTGTAGTTTAATTTTATTTGTTGCAGTTAGAGCCGTTTCACTACCAGAAAAGAAACTTGATGCAATAAATAAAAGGATAATCGCAACGAATATCAAGATGTTTCCTCCAATTTTAAGTTGTCAGTTGTAACAGACTTCAGTAATGAACCATTGTACCAAGAAAACAGGCAGATGAAAAGAATGAAGAATAGAATGTTTTCGTTAGTGTTCGTTATTTAAAAACGTTTATACGTAATGTAGTTGTGGTTAAAAGGGATATAGTGTTCAAGTAGATTCATGGTAAGATGAAGAAAAGTTTGAAACGAAATGGAGTCGGTAGCGTGATTCACTTTTATCTCGGAAGAAGTGGCAGTGGTAAGTCGACGAAACTTAAAAAAGAAGCGATCGACCAGCTAAATCGCTTTCCTATTGAAGGGCCTGAACAGCTGTTTCTTGTTCCAGATCAAATGTCTTTCCAAGTTGAATATGAGCTTGCAAAAAAGTCAGGAGGATTTTCTAAGTTAAGTGTTCTAAGCTTGCAGTCATTAGCAGAAAGAATTCTTGTAGAAACGGATCAACAAGAGCTACCGTTGCTTGACCGAACAGGCATGCACGTTTTGCTTAGGAAAATCGTTGAAGAACAAAAGGAAAAGTTGCGGATTTTTAAGCGTTCAAGTCATGCAACCGGTTTTGTTCAAGAGATGGAACAAGTCATTATAGAGCTCCGTCAGCAAGAACTAACCGCAGATGCGTTTTATAAAGCAAGTAGGAATCAGTCACAATTGATTCAAGACAAAATGCATGATATCTATATCGTCTATAAAGGGTTTGAACAAGCTTTTCAACAGCGGTTTACGGACAAAGAAAATCAACTTAAGCATGCTACGGACGTATTGGCAACGTCAAATGTTGTAAAAGATGCGGTCATTTATGTGGACGGGTTCTATGATTTTAATAAGCTAGAGCGTCGGTTTTTAACGACACTGTTTAAAGAGGCATCGTCTGTACAGATTGCATTAACGTTAGACAAGGATGCAACATTGGATACGTTTTTCTACACGAATGAGACCTATCAAAGGTTAGTAGAAACGCTTCAACAACAAGGTTTATCTTATAAAACGAGTTGGTTTGAACCGAGCTTGCGATTTAAGAGAAAAGGCATTGCATCATTAGAAGAAGCGCTCGTGTATCAAGATCACGAAAAGCGAGAAAATGACGGCAGTGTCCAGTTAGTAGAAGCGGTAAATCGACGGGTTGAAATAGATGCACTTGCCCGTTCCATTCGGTCTTATGTACGAACGGAAGGCTATCGATATTCAGACATTGCCGTTGTAACCAGGGACTTAACTCTTTACAGTGATTTAATTGAACGAATCTTTCCGATGTATGACCTGCCGTTTTTCGTTGACCAGACAAAGCCAATGATTCATCATCCATTAATTGAGTTTATTCGCTCTTCCTTAGAAGCTATCATGCAGCGTTATCCTTATGAAGCGCTTTTTCGTGCTTTCAAAACCGATTTATTTATTCCACTTGATGAAGATTCGATACGCTTTCGCGAACAAATTGATCAGTTAGAAACGATTGTTCTCGCGCAGGGAATAAAAGGAAAGTTATGGTCAACGGATGTAGAATGGCGAGTGAAAACCGCACGACATGGATATGAGGATGAGCCAACAGAGGAAGAAATGGAAACGAATCACGCTGTAAATGAATTGAAAAACCAATTAATCGCACCTCTTAATCAGTTAGAGAAGCAGATAAAGCAAAGTAAAACTATTTTCGAGATGAGTCGAGCCCTTTATACCTTCTTTGAAGCTTTATCTATTCCTGACAAGATAAATCAGGTAAAAGAACAAGCGGAAGCGGAAGGGGCTATTCAACTAGGTAGTGAATATCAACAAGTGTGGGACGGAGTCATACGAATTCTAGATCAGCTTGTTGAAATTGGTGGAGACAATGCCACAACGCCCCAAGCGTTTCTTAAGACATTAAATGCTGGTTTTGAGAATATGAGCTTTCGAATGGTGCCACCGGCGATTGATCAAGTAACAGTCGGTGATATGGAGCGATCCCGCTTGCCAAAAGTACGCGTAACATTTGTCATCGGTGTAAATGAAGGTGTGATTCCATCAACGCCTAGAGACAAAGGGATTGTTAGTGCACAGGAGCGCCATGAACTTAAAGAAAAGGGCGTCTCTTTCGGTTATAGCTCGTTTGATCGAATTTGGCATGAACATTTTTATGCGTATATAGCGCAAACAAATGCGGAAGAAAAACTGGTTGTCTCTTATGCTTTAGCTGATGAGGAAGGGGCAGCCTTATTACCTTCCCCGCTCATTCGCTATATAAAAGACACACTTGATTCTGTT from Shouchella hunanensis includes these protein-coding regions:
- a CDS encoding phosphotransferase family protein → MDNTYAALLTQAREDLLLFNEKKKPNAETDFTHPTLGKPFAFGNTATLYRQGNFAIKLYHPHLPAEEVEKEYRNHHFAHQLNLFVPGVHRITSYQLQHALILDYVDGEPLGTDCWKALDTLDQCMLTAVKQQHHLHRIPLKKTEKIELMPQKIERQIHQVDDLSSSRKHHLLNLLQQLVESSTSQSLCHGDFHFFNLIKTKKGISMIDWVDASIGFPCADACRSYLLYASISKALATLYLYLYCAKGNLNEEEVLNWLPILACARLSENVASDSKEQLHRWMNEK
- a CDS encoding hemolysin family protein, with the translated sequence MFVAIILLFIASSFFSGSETALTATNKIKLQTKAAQGDKKSERLLKLVNNAEEFIPGILIANNVPNIILPSLVTIVAIDYGLNVGIATGVLTVLIIIFAEVLPKSVAAAYPQKISYAVYPLTNLLLKILKPFTFLLNAFTRLVIRLLGKNAGTEATFSKEEMRAMVDIGHIEGTFKNDEVYRLKGMLDFEQLNVADVLQTPRIDVQGLPADSTFEEAKEIILNNQYTRYPVYEEDIDHIIGVFHSKFVLKWSQEPTKPLKEMADLQPLYVYEFHPVNRVFQKMLQEKKHFAIVLDEYGGTEGIITHEDLIEAMIGQDIEDETDVDDVLIEEQSDSRLVCDGKISLRRLNNVFHVNIPEEEDNLASFLIQQFGYLPTAGEQLDYKELRFEILDMDDKKVDRVQLTKKIDPMLNNTNSRGS
- the addB gene encoding helicase-exonuclease AddAB subunit AddB, which encodes MIHFYLGRSGSGKSTKLKKEAIDQLNRFPIEGPEQLFLVPDQMSFQVEYELAKKSGGFSKLSVLSLQSLAERILVETDQQELPLLDRTGMHVLLRKIVEEQKEKLRIFKRSSHATGFVQEMEQVIIELRQQELTADAFYKASRNQSQLIQDKMHDIYIVYKGFEQAFQQRFTDKENQLKHATDVLATSNVVKDAVIYVDGFYDFNKLERRFLTTLFKEASSVQIALTLDKDATLDTFFYTNETYQRLVETLQQQGLSYKTSWFEPSLRFKRKGIASLEEALVYQDHEKRENDGSVQLVEAVNRRVEIDALARSIRSYVRTEGYRYSDIAVVTRDLTLYSDLIERIFPMYDLPFFVDQTKPMIHHPLIEFIRSSLEAIMQRYPYEALFRAFKTDLFIPLDEDSIRFREQIDQLETIVLAQGIKGKLWSTDVEWRVKTARHGYEDEPTEEEMETNHAVNELKNQLIAPLNQLEKQIKQSKTIFEMSRALYTFFEALSIPDKINQVKEQAEAEGAIQLGSEYQQVWDGVIRILDQLVEIGGDNATTPQAFLKTLNAGFENMSFRMVPPAIDQVTVGDMERSRLPKVRVTFVIGVNEGVIPSTPRDKGIVSAQERHELKEKGVSFGYSSFDRIWHEHFYAYIAQTNAEEKLVVSYALADEEGAALLPSPLIRYIKDTLDSVPFTFVQNEADAVNENHSIEYVSHPKQAFMELIRQLQKWKQGETIDSIWWDVYHWFIQQEHWQSRLKMGLQSLDYAYKEVPLPIEKARDLYGSELVMSVSRMELFKQCSFRHFSQYGLKLKERDVYKLEAFDIGELFHMVLKLMSTKQKDRNKTWKKLSYDECREMTIAAVEEVAPIIQRKILLSTSHYQYITDKLKEIALNVTEALRQQALLSKFETIGLEVAFGPQTNLSLPSYSLEHGMNMTVRGRIDRIDQAKVDGQSYLSIIDYKSSATALAFSDVIEGLSLQIPVYLTVALKGSKAWLDEPSQIGGMFYFHIHNPVLEDAEHAEEERLKAFKLSGWMPKDRQLATLFDQSLEEAAKSKIVPVEFKKDGTFHSRSKVVTEDDFRTLFAYTEQKIVEIGNDIVSGKTEVKPFQRENGHVACSFCPMQAVCQFDPTLPGYDYNEIYKKAHRDALEEMRDILGEGEGEDA